In Rosa chinensis cultivar Old Blush chromosome 1, RchiOBHm-V2, whole genome shotgun sequence, a genomic segment contains:
- the LOC112182307 gene encoding cysteine proteinase inhibitor A encodes MAAIVGGIHESQGSENSLEIEDLARFAVQEHNTKENAVLEFVRVVKTKQQVVSGTVYYLTIEATDGGQKKLFEAKVWVKPWLNFKEVQEFKPVADV; translated from the exons ATGGCGGCCATCGTCGGAGGAATCCATGAATCCCAAGGTTCCGAGAACAGCCTCGAAATCGAAGACCTCGCTCGCTTCGCCGTCCAAGAGCACAACACCAAGGAG AATGCTGTGCTTGAGTTTGTGAGGGTTGTGAAGACCAAGCAACAAGTGGTTTCTGGCACTGTGTACTATCTCACCATTGAGGCCACCGATGGGGGTCAGAAGAAGCTTTTTGAGGCCAAGGTCTGGGTTAAGCCTTGGCTCAACTTCAAGGAAGTCCAGGAATTCAAACCCGTTGCTGACGTCTAG
- the LOC121053115 gene encoding uncharacterized protein LOC121053115, with protein sequence MYMNENLAVDLIKVGPWPAKIRLEDLELGDEVQDTPSFDNWVPLASQAEEQQNERLTGNIKELIREMEEAIGETKPTKEMEVKLARLAKANEDLTAQNKDLWGKLKVADERIRELEIEKRAKNNLIRALYIRLEREKGEVPPPVTQLEIVPFKTRVVPQDEVEDENPNFGPSVGEETHYAASAGKSTDTVTSAFPIAQEVPEEAKVSRFPLGQQEHGNEEEDEQLDNIIRNITEKEVMELIVKEKNMEGTHADLEQQKKTPEIHSIVKNVKTYRRAAKKAREEEWEYNTPEEAKISKLAAPKKAGIMPQAHGKFHNKIKLKGVKCDKPTWKTLDPAVARHYRDFFNVAQKDTTEYWISSDLLRRITKHDLRVIIQEGDIETDVITIYIDLLKSDAEKQNAQVGFLTVDASYYAIKYEQTKEQDEDTRPFECGVETMIYEPLWSVFRFKKVLLPIHHITSMHYTLLVIDNEKRSFSHMNSLRPPVDEFNNEEKYHLNAARVVKHIKKFIHAVNLTKMRMPGESQDPNVTREKCKGEDDKENLIIVEEAMTEEEK encoded by the exons ATGTACATGAACGAGAACTTAGCCGTG GATCTGATAAAAGTTGGACCATGGCCTGCAAAAATTAGACTGGAAGACCTCGAGCTGGGTGATGAGGTGCAGGACACACCAAGCTTTGACAACTGG GTACCCCTGGCAAGCCAAGCGGAAGAGCAACAAAATGAAAGGCTGACGGGGAATATCAAGGAACTAATTAGGGAGATGGAGGAAGCCATTGGTGAGACAAAGCCAACAAAAGAAATGGAGGTAAAGTTAGCAAGGCTTGCCAAAGCAAATGAGGACCTGACTGCACAGAACAAGGATTTATGGGGAAAGCTGAAGGTTGCCGACGAGAGAATTAGGGAGTTGGAAATTGAAAAGCGGGCCAAAAATAACCTCATCAGGGCGTTGTACATACGGCTTGAAAGGGAGAAAGGAGAGGTCCCCCCACCTGTAACCCAACTTGAGATAGTTCCTTTCAAGACGAGAGTGGTCCCCCAAGATGAAGTTGAGGATGAAAATCCAAACTTTGGACCAAGTGTCGGAGAGGAAACCCATTATGCAGCCAGTGCGGGAAAGTCAACGGACACGGTGACGTCAGCGTTTCCTATTGCACAGGAAGTGCCTGAAGAAGCAAAAGTAAGCCGTTTTCCTCTGGGGCAACAAGAACATGGgaatgaagaggaagatgaacaaCTTGACAACATTATAAGGAATATTACTGAGAAAGAAGTGATGGAATTAATtgtgaaggaaaaaaatatgGAAGGGACCCATGCAGATCTGGAACAACAGAAGAAAACTCCGGAGATACATTCTATAGTGAAAAACGTGAAGACATACCGGAGGGCTGCCAAGAAGGCTAGAGAGGAGGAGTGGGAGTACAACACTCCGGAAGAGgcaaaaatttcaaaactagCTGCACCTAAGAAAGCAGGAATCATGCCGCAAGCCCatggaaaatttcacaacaagatAAAGCTTAAGGGAGTCAAATGCGATAAGCCAACATGGAAAACACTGGACCCAGCAGTGGCAAGACACTATCGAGACTTCTTCAACGTTGCTCAGAAGGACAC GACCGAGTACTGGATCAGCAGTGATCTTCTACGCCGGATCACCAAGCACGACCTAAGAGTAATAATCCAAGAGGGGGACATTGAAACTGAC GTGATCACCATTTATATTGACTTGCTGAAGTCTGATGCTGAAAAGCAAAATGCGCAAGTGGGATTCCTCACAGTAGACGCATCG TACTATGCTATAAAGTATGAACAGACGAAAGAACAAGACGAGGACACTCGACCTTTTGAGTGTGGGGTCGAGACAATGATTTATGAACCACTGTGGTCAGTCTTCCGATTCAAAAAGGTGCTATTACCAATTCACCACATCACAAGCATGCACTACACCTTACTGGTGATTGACAATGAAAAAAGGAGCTTCAGTCATATGAATTCATTGAGGCCGCCAGTAGATGAATTCAACAATGAGGAGAAGTACCACCTGAATGCAGCAAGAGTA GTAAAGCACATAAAGAAATTCATACATGCTGTGAACTTGACTAAGATGAGAATGCCGGGAGAAAGCCAAGATCCAAATGTCACTCGAGAAAAATGCAAAGGCGAAGACGATAAGGAAAACCTGATTATTGTTGAAGAAGCAATGACTGAGGAGGAAAAATAA
- the LOC121051072 gene encoding uncharacterized protein LOC121051072: MEERLKVQMEKSRRFSVHYSSPGVYESYSFPIHPITNVDMSSSDSASECILPPLAKRPPGRPRVKRFKSVGEVEKKLIRCGRCGKMGTHNKLSCTEPLVQ, from the exons atggaGGAAAGGTTGAAGGTGCAGATGGAGAAATCTCGTCGTTTCAGTGTCCATTATTCAAGTCCTGGAGTTTATGAG AGCTACAGTTTTCCTATCCATCCGATAACCAATGTTGATATGTCTTCTTCGGATTCTGCTTCTGAATGTATATTACCTCCCCTTGCGAAGAGGCCCCCCgggaggcctagggtgaagcggttcaagtCGGTTGGAGAGGTTGAAAAGAAGCTGATTCGTTGTGGCCGTTGTGGCAAAATGGGCACTCATAACAAGTTGAGCTGCACTGAACCTCTCGTTCAGTAG
- the LOC112202729 gene encoding uncharacterized protein LOC112202729, giving the protein MADPLVARCIYSGKGYMIPLNQCMSYSELYEDIFRTFQFSPTDIVELQYLVPGCEVCFLRNDRDFHMLFSSARIHRLECVDISVLKTGGGCRRNCSVHSGSEVIDEDDYLGGAFRTEVHKTYLSDEWSSYIHNVGDKFHGAAELREKLKKYAIALGFEFVFLRNDLDRIHAVCANVGTEGCDWHLRAFSSSANGCLYITELNNTHTCKGVVRTQKHKLLGSKVVKTCIAADVSFNLSLKPREIMSKFKSTYGFDISYKVALKAKHRAKEAIYGSDADTFSKLSWYKEAVLQSNPGSSFVLEVEPSTNRFQRLFIAYGGCVEGFQFCLPVLYVDGTFGKSIYKGQILSATGRNGNQGFYPLAICFCDSETDANWTFFFKHLKSLLEPQGRVITFISDRGVGLLSAFDKVFAGNPHLFCYKHLVANLASKYRGKGNSKLIEDVKQKFFKVAYSST; this is encoded by the exons ATGGCTGATCCTCTGGTTGCTAGGTGCATTTACTCTGGCAAAGGTTATATGATTCCTTTGAATCAATGCATGAGCTACTCTGAGTTGTATGAAGACATTTTCCGCACATTCCAGTTTTCCCCAACTGATATTGTTGAGCTTCAGTATTTAGTTCCAGGGTGTGAAGTCTGTTTTCTGCGTAATGATCGTGATTTCCATATGCTGTTTAGCTCTGCCAGAATACATAGGTTAGAGTGTGTCGATATTTCAGTTTTAAAAACTGGGGGAGGTTGTAGGAGAAACTGTTCGGTGCATAGTGGTTCGGAAGTtattgatgaagatgattaTTTGGGTGGTGCATTCAGGACTGAAGTTCACAAGACGTATTTGTCTGATGAGTGGAGTTCTTATATTCATAATGTCGGGGATAAGTTTCATGGCGCTGCTGAGCTCCGTGAAAAGCTCAAGAAGTATGCAATTGCACTTGGTTTCGAGTTTGTATTCCTGAGAAATGATTTGGACCGTATTCATGCAGTCTGTGCAAATGTTGGAACTGAAGGTTGTGATTGGCATCTTCGTGCTTTTTCATCATCTGCCAATGGTTGCCTTTATATCACAGAGTTGAATAATACTCACACTTGCAAGGGTGTAGTTAGGACTCAAAAACACAAGCTTTTGGGATCCAAGGTTGTCAAGACTTGCATTGCTGCAGATGTTAGCTTTAATCTTTCATTGAAGCCAAGGGAGATTATGAGCAAGTTCAAATCAACATATGGGTTTGATATTTCATACAAGGTTgccttgaaagcaaagcatcGGGCCAAGGAAGCGATTTATGGTTCCGATGCAGACACGTTCAGCAAGTTATCTTGGTATAAGGAAGCTGTTTTGCAGAGTAACCCCGGATCATCTTTTGTGTTGGAGGTTGAACCATCTACAAATCGTTTTCAGAGGCTTTTCATAGCATACGGAGGTTGTGTAGAAGGCTTCCAATTCTGTTTGCCagtgttgtatgttgatggaACGTTTGGTAAAAGCATTTACAAGGGGCAGATTCTGTCTGCAACTGGAAGGAATGGGAATCAAG GTTTCTATCCTTTAGCCATATGTTTTTGTGATTCTGAGACAGATGCAAACTGGACATTCTTTTTCAAGCATTTGAAGAGTCTGCTTGAACCTCAAGGAAGAGTTATCACATTTATTAGTGATCGGGGTGTTGGATTGTTGAGCGCTTTCGATAAGGTATTTGCTGGTAATCCTCATCTGTTTTGTTACAAGCACTTGGTGGCGAACCTTGCCAGTAAATATAGGGGTAAAGGTAATTCAAAATTGATAGAAGATGTAAAGCAGAAGTTTTTTAAGGTTGCATATTCATCTACATAG